A stretch of the Clostridium botulinum genome encodes the following:
- a CDS encoding aminotransferase class V-fold PLP-dependent enzyme — protein MIKLDTSFYRKLVVAVNTKVPLINGEYGQAINFDNAATTPPFTTVVDEVIKFMYLYSSVHRGFGYKSQFSTKVYENSRNVVAKFVNCDTKYNSIIFVKNTTEAINKLSNMLYSKLKDYVILSTDMEHHSNDLPWRKYNIDYIGLDKNFRLSLDDLKTKLQNYNGKVKLVTVTGASNVTGFKNSIHEIAKLAHMYGAKILVDGAQLVPHSAVDMKPMDSDEHIDYLAFSAHKLYAPFGTGVLIAPKSDLNDIPPDYSGGGTVDIVTHDTIKWLDTPSKDEAGSPNVIGVVALSASLKTLSILGMKNIEMYENYLAKYTIDALKTIPDIKLYCDNNPTYNHISTIPFNIKGITHETVAKILSYESGISVRDGCFCAQPYVQKLLKLTPEQIDERVKTGSHKPGMVRISLGLYNTTKEIDVLISTLKKIVSSKDAYIKKYSSLPNDLYFPM, from the coding sequence ATGATTAAATTGGATACTTCCTTCTACAGAAAACTAGTAGTTGCTGTCAATACCAAAGTACCACTAATAAACGGAGAATATGGTCAAGCTATCAATTTTGATAATGCTGCCACAACCCCCCCATTTACCACTGTAGTAGATGAAGTTATAAAATTCATGTATTTATACTCATCTGTTCACAGAGGCTTTGGATATAAATCTCAGTTTTCTACTAAAGTATATGAAAATAGCAGGAATGTTGTTGCTAAGTTTGTTAACTGCGATACTAAATATAATTCCATAATATTCGTAAAAAATACAACAGAAGCTATTAATAAACTCTCCAACATGCTTTATTCTAAACTAAAAGATTATGTTATTCTATCAACTGATATGGAACATCATTCTAATGATTTGCCATGGAGAAAATATAATATTGATTATATAGGTTTAGATAAAAATTTCAGACTATCTTTAGATGATTTAAAAACCAAACTACAAAATTACAATGGTAAAGTTAAACTTGTTACAGTAACAGGGGCTTCAAACGTAACTGGATTTAAAAACTCAATTCACGAAATTGCTAAATTAGCTCACATGTATGGAGCCAAAATCTTAGTAGATGGTGCACAACTAGTACCTCATTCAGCTGTAGATATGAAACCTATGGATTCCGATGAGCACATAGATTATTTAGCATTTTCAGCTCATAAATTATATGCTCCTTTTGGAACAGGAGTATTAATTGCGCCCAAATCTGATTTAAATGATATTCCTCCAGATTATTCCGGTGGAGGAACTGTGGATATTGTAACACACGACACTATAAAATGGTTAGATACACCAAGTAAAGATGAAGCTGGTTCACCTAATGTAATTGGCGTAGTTGCACTTTCGGCTTCGCTTAAAACTTTAAGTATACTTGGAATGAAAAATATAGAAATGTATGAAAACTATTTAGCTAAATACACTATAGATGCCTTAAAAACTATACCAGATATTAAATTATATTGTGATAATAATCCTACCTATAACCATATAAGCACTATTCCTTTTAATATAAAAGGAATAACACACGAGACAGTAGCTAAAATTCTTTCTTACGAATCAGGAATTTCTGTAAGGGATGGTTGTTTTTGTGCGCAACCTTATGTTCAAAAATTATTAAAATTAACTCCAGAACAAATAGATGAACGAGTTAAAACTGGAAGTCATAAACCTGGTATGGTTAGAATAAGTTTAGGACTTTATAACACTACAAAAGAAATTGATGTTTTGATTTCAACTCTAAAGAAAATTGTATCTTCTAAAGATGCATATATAAAAAAATACAGTTCTTTGCCTAATGATCTTTATTTTCCAATGTAA
- a CDS encoding spore coat protein yields MQEKDMMNDVLTMVNSSVGKYGDIITQCNNQQLRQTLQQKRNGDEQYQYQLYEIANQKGYYKPAVQATQEEVQQVKSQLSQC; encoded by the coding sequence ATGCAAGAAAAAGATATGATGAATGACGTATTAACTATGGTAAATAGCAGTGTTGGAAAATATGGAGATATTATAACTCAATGTAATAATCAACAACTTAGACAGACTTTACAACAAAAAAGAAACGGAGACGAACAATATCAATATCAATTATATGAAATAGCTAACCAAAAAGGATACTATAAACCAGCAGTTCAAGCAACTCAAGAAGAAGTTCAACAAGTAAAATCTCAATTAAGTCAATGCTAG
- a CDS encoding YtrH family sporulation protein → MSNFFTSTVYSFLVSFGIIIGGSVFAGIGALITNHPPLKTMIDLGESIKIWAVATAIGGTFSSFEIIEEGFFRGNIHSLIKQVIYILAALIGANVALRFLRLIEKCGILWTK, encoded by the coding sequence GTGTCTAATTTTTTTACTAGTACAGTATATAGTTTTCTAGTTTCTTTTGGAATTATAATAGGGGGAAGTGTATTTGCAGGTATTGGAGCATTAATAACAAATCATCCACCATTAAAAACCATGATTGATTTAGGAGAAAGTATAAAAATATGGGCAGTTGCAACAGCTATTGGTGGTACTTTTTCTTCATTTGAAATAATAGAAGAGGGGTTTTTTAGAGGAAATATACATTCATTAATAAAACAAGTTATATATATATTAGCTGCTTTAATAGGAGCAAATGTGGCTTTGAGATTTTTAAGATTAATAGAAAAGTGTGGAATTTTATGGACAAAATGA
- a CDS encoding MATE family efflux transporter translates to MNKSERLGLDNVGKLLLNFSIPAIIGMLVNALYNIVDRIYIGNIPNGIGAKALAGVGITLPIATIIMAFGMLVGIGSSTLISIKLGENNKEYAEEILGQALILDIIISIFISIVGLIFLTPLLKLFGAEGDNLFYAKEYIAIILGGSIFQNLGFGINNIIRSEGNPKIAMRTMIVGALLNIILDPIFIFDSVFNLKIGLGLGIKGAAIATIISSSVNTILVLHYFISKSSGSTLKFRKRHLRLTFKTSVDIFSIGLSPFAMQIANSIVVALYNKGLLTYGGNDAVAAMSIIASISTIIFMPIFGINQGVQPILGYNYGAKLFSRVKKAIKLAIISGIALASIGFIAVEFFPDILFRAFAKDAPNLIKLGSHGIRIDLILLPLVGYQIVTSNYFQAIGKAKISIFLSFLRQVIVLIPLICILPKFLQLDGIWLSQPIADIAATLITSYFFIRDIKLMNKTEHSYIEE, encoded by the coding sequence ATGAATAAATCAGAGAGATTAGGGTTAGATAATGTAGGAAAACTTCTTTTAAATTTTTCTATACCAGCAATTATAGGAATGCTTGTAAATGCTTTATACAATATTGTCGATAGAATTTATATTGGAAATATTCCAAACGGTATAGGTGCTAAGGCTCTAGCTGGTGTTGGAATAACTTTGCCTATCGCCACTATAATAATGGCATTTGGTATGCTTGTAGGAATAGGTTCTTCTACTTTAATTTCTATAAAATTAGGTGAAAATAATAAAGAATATGCGGAAGAAATTTTAGGTCAAGCTTTAATACTTGATATTATAATTTCTATATTCATATCTATTGTAGGATTAATATTTTTAACTCCTCTTTTAAAATTATTTGGTGCAGAAGGCGATAACTTATTTTATGCTAAAGAATATATTGCAATAATACTTGGCGGAAGTATATTTCAAAATTTAGGGTTTGGAATAAACAATATTATACGTTCTGAAGGGAATCCTAAAATAGCTATGAGAACTATGATAGTAGGTGCACTATTAAACATTATTTTAGATCCTATTTTCATTTTTGATTCTGTTTTTAATCTTAAAATAGGATTAGGACTTGGTATTAAGGGTGCTGCTATAGCTACTATAATTTCTTCATCCGTAAATACAATTTTAGTTCTTCACTATTTTATTAGCAAAAGTAGTGGAAGTACTTTAAAATTTAGAAAGCGCCATCTTAGATTAACCTTTAAAACTTCAGTTGATATATTCTCAATAGGACTTTCTCCTTTTGCTATGCAAATTGCAAATAGTATAGTAGTTGCTTTATATAATAAAGGTTTATTAACTTATGGTGGAAATGATGCCGTTGCAGCCATGAGTATAATTGCAAGTATATCAACTATAATATTTATGCCTATTTTTGGTATTAATCAAGGTGTTCAGCCAATTTTGGGATATAACTATGGAGCAAAATTATTTTCTCGTGTAAAAAAAGCTATTAAGCTTGCTATTATTTCAGGTATTGCTTTAGCTTCCATTGGATTTATTGCTGTTGAGTTTTTCCCTGATATATTATTTAGAGCATTTGCAAAAGATGCTCCTAATCTTATAAAATTAGGCTCCCATGGAATAAGAATAGACTTAATCCTTCTCCCATTAGTAGGATATCAGATAGTAACATCTAATTACTTTCAAGCTATCGGAAAAGCTAAAATATCAATATTTTTAAGCTTTTTAAGACAAGTTATAGTTCTTATTCCCCTAATATGTATACTACCTAAATTTCTTCAATTAGATGGTATTTGGCTATCTCAACCTATAGCAGATATTGCAGCTACACTTATAACTAGTTATTTCTTTATTCGAGATATTAAATTAATGAATAAAACAGAGCATTCATATATTGAAGAATAA
- a CDS encoding patatin-like phospholipase family protein produces the protein MCNVGLVLEGGGMRGIYTSGVLDFLMENDVYLPYVIGVSAGACNASSYISRQKYRSKNINLKYIKDPRYLGVKNLILEKSIFGIKFLYDEIPNKLEPFDYKSFNNAPEKFVIGTTNCSTGKSVYFEKSQCKNIIKVIRASSSLPLVAPIVNINGEPYLDGGISDSIPIKKSIEDGYLKNIVVLTRPKGYRKEQTKFKKIIKFKYRKYPNLIKKIFNRYKEYNETLDYIEMLEKRDEIIVIRPSIDLKVDRLEKRVEKLQELYDLGYQDAKKRYDNIKKWIQRT, from the coding sequence ATGTGTAATGTAGGATTGGTTTTAGAAGGTGGGGGTATGCGTGGAATATATACCTCTGGAGTATTAGATTTCTTGATGGAAAATGATGTGTATTTGCCTTATGTAATAGGTGTATCAGCAGGTGCATGTAATGCATCTTCATATATATCAAGACAAAAATATAGAAGTAAGAATATAAATTTGAAATACATAAAAGACCCTAGATACTTAGGAGTTAAAAACCTTATACTTGAAAAAAGTATATTTGGTATAAAATTTCTTTATGATGAAATACCTAATAAATTAGAGCCATTTGATTATAAATCTTTCAATAATGCACCAGAAAAATTTGTTATAGGAACTACTAATTGTAGTACTGGAAAATCAGTATATTTTGAAAAAAGTCAATGTAAGAACATAATTAAAGTAATTAGAGCATCTAGTAGTTTGCCATTAGTAGCACCTATAGTAAATATTAATGGAGAACCTTATTTAGATGGGGGAATATCTGATTCTATTCCTATAAAAAAGTCTATTGAAGATGGATATTTAAAAAATATTGTAGTATTGACTAGACCTAAAGGATATCGAAAAGAGCAAACTAAATTTAAAAAAATTATAAAATTTAAATATAGAAAATATCCTAATTTAATTAAAAAAATATTTAATAGATACAAAGAATATAATGAAACTTTAGATTATATAGAAATGTTAGAAAAAAGAGATGAAATAATAGTAATTAGACCATCCATAGATTTAAAAGTTGATAGATTAGAAAAACGAGTTGAAAAGTTGCAAGAATTGTATGATTTGGGTTACCAAGATGCAAAAAAAAGATATGATAATATAAAAAAATGGATTCAAAGGACATAG
- a CDS encoding ATP-binding protein → MLYYKKTDEVTLEEVLCNKKICLKDFLEISLKIVDAIMDIHKKNIVYKYLNPNNIVIDKNKDIRLKKSEFMCRDINYNLNYMSPEQIGRIEKEVDFRTDYYSLGVILYKMLTQKLPLKGDNEVEVTYSHIAKTPIPPNKINNKISIVISNIVMKLLAKDQDERYKSVYGIKMDLERCNNSFLNNGFIYNFALASKDISDKLKFTEKIYGREKEIKKIMDKYHECCNGSLEVVFISGDGGLGKKVVADEVSKQIIKEGGMFAASKCKKYNNGVPYEPLIKCGRTLMNKMLMESEDEIKKFKKKVLDAVGNNGQIITKFIPEVEFLIGKQPPLQDIGCIESTNRFNTVFGRSIKAILSREKPIAILLEDIQWLDEGSLNIIKKLILSKENKYLFIIAIVKEEEVNNKDFVYELINNNSYNEINITNIHLNSLSEEDIGNLICDTLSCNKEDAKELIKNVNFRTGGNPLFVRNSIESMYSKRILRFDYRNNKWVWDIKAVRNMKIENSVFGIIMRKISSLPQKTKNILKIASCIGVEFALKSISDITNVPIEEIYMGILPAIDQGIILFNENQINKYNDKKIMYKFSHVQVHIQIYDNIDQEQKNRYHLALGRSFYKKFLKSNSESQIFRVVNQLNKGKHLINNDEELYNLIKLNLIAGLKDKQSGVYQLAIEYFRVAYSLLPDNSWYVDYNLAYNVSIELSECEFMNKNFEKAEEVFSIILKNIKTPWEVIKIYNMKVCIHTYFGQIEKAIETGINGLKILGIYINKKPNTLKIYSEGLKLGLKEKRIISKITSKFKKKEKKVIEELKKLFFNISIAAIMYNKELFRLVTLKEMQISNIGNDTKYGKCTYMNYGLFKMYSLKQYDKIFEFGYDDLIRCNNKIDSITFSKAYCLFANLIVLWSNDYEVTLKHLYRCYDVCMEGGQLLCATITTNNILLVALMKGENLNVINNKISKYMEASEKICFADIKEEMFFNKTIVDILRGEKRDEFVFKFEKNITKFIPLGRNIYKILINYMSGKYEESIKFMSEAEKEATILEGRYISILYNFFNCLTLIKLYESCDENKKFLYMKKIKKHIKYIKKRVRNNYDNFLSYYILLQAEIYRLNDKGYKAERLYDEAIKVATEKNMINNIALISEIAGYYYEIKGNTTVSKLYLIQAYTFYKKWGCKFKTEAFQQKYPMIFGYNIQNSVQEEVALDGINNKLYIDDIFECSLQINRNKYEFMEIIKAFQSISGEILLENLLEELMKNLIGSIGAERGCLILNKNNKLFVQVEGNIDKFYSMVDNPISIENYRKISKLLVNYVARTKQSVVLNNGKNENVVFDDSYISDNKIKSILCVPIITKGKFIGIIYLENKFSDNIFSKKRLSIVELIASQAAISIENAYMYKEINELNGQLKKTVDERTRLLNESIRYEEMRTEFFANISHELRTPLNVIFGGYQMLKLMLESENLQSKSKIDKYMGTMKQNCYRLVRLINNLIDITKIDSGFFEVNLINIDIVNTIESITLSVAQYIESKGINLVFDTFIEEKIIACDVDKIERIVLNLLSNAIKFTNSGGNIAVTMYEEKNNIVISVKDDGIGIPDEKQSIIFDRFIQVDKSLSRNREGSGIGLSLVKSIVELHKGKIYLKSKLGKGSEFIIKLPSNVLEIQDKNAEMYSNANSNKIEKIMIEFSDIYS, encoded by the coding sequence ATGCTATATTATAAGAAAACAGATGAAGTTACTTTAGAAGAAGTATTATGTAATAAAAAAATATGTCTAAAAGATTTCCTTGAAATTTCTTTAAAAATTGTTGATGCTATAATGGATATTCATAAAAAAAATATTGTTTATAAATATTTGAATCCAAATAACATCGTTATAGATAAAAATAAAGATATAAGATTAAAAAAGTCTGAGTTTATGTGTAGAGATATAAATTATAATTTAAATTATATGTCTCCAGAACAAATTGGTAGAATAGAAAAAGAAGTAGATTTTAGAACAGATTATTATTCGTTAGGTGTAATTTTGTATAAAATGCTAACTCAAAAGTTGCCATTGAAAGGAGATAATGAAGTTGAAGTTACATATTCTCACATTGCTAAAACACCCATTCCACCAAATAAGATAAATAATAAAATTTCAATAGTTATATCAAATATAGTTATGAAACTCTTAGCTAAGGATCAAGATGAAAGATATAAAAGTGTATATGGAATTAAAATGGATTTGGAAAGGTGTAATAACTCTTTCTTAAACAATGGATTTATATATAATTTTGCACTAGCAAGTAAAGATATATCAGATAAGCTTAAATTTACAGAGAAGATATATGGTAGAGAAAAAGAAATTAAAAAAATTATGGATAAGTATCATGAGTGTTGTAATGGAAGTTTAGAGGTAGTATTTATATCTGGAGATGGCGGTTTAGGAAAAAAAGTAGTAGCAGATGAAGTAAGTAAGCAAATCATTAAAGAAGGTGGTATGTTTGCTGCAAGTAAATGTAAAAAGTATAATAATGGAGTTCCGTATGAACCATTAATTAAATGTGGCAGAACTTTAATGAATAAAATGCTTATGGAAAGCGAAGACGAGATAAAAAAGTTTAAGAAAAAAGTTTTAGATGCAGTAGGAAATAATGGACAAATTATAACGAAGTTTATACCAGAGGTTGAGTTTTTAATAGGAAAACAACCTCCATTACAGGATATAGGATGTATCGAATCTACTAATAGATTTAATACGGTTTTTGGAAGAAGTATAAAAGCAATATTAAGTAGAGAAAAGCCTATTGCTATTTTATTGGAAGATATTCAGTGGTTAGATGAAGGTTCTTTAAATATTATAAAGAAACTTATTTTGAGCAAAGAAAATAAATATTTATTTATAATTGCAATAGTTAAAGAAGAAGAAGTAAACAATAAGGATTTTGTATATGAGTTGATTAATAATAATAGTTATAATGAGATAAATATAACTAATATCCACTTAAATAGTTTATCAGAAGAGGATATAGGAAATTTAATATGTGATACATTATCTTGTAACAAAGAAGATGCAAAAGAATTAATAAAAAATGTTAACTTTAGAACAGGTGGCAATCCTTTATTTGTAAGGAATAGTATAGAAAGCATGTATTCTAAAAGAATATTAAGGTTTGATTATAGAAATAATAAATGGGTTTGGGATATAAAGGCAGTAAGAAATATGAAAATTGAAAACAGTGTTTTCGGAATAATAATGAGAAAAATTAGTTCTTTGCCGCAAAAAACTAAAAATATTTTAAAAATAGCATCATGTATAGGTGTAGAATTTGCTCTTAAATCTATAAGTGATATTACTAATGTACCTATAGAAGAAATATATATGGGAATTTTGCCGGCAATAGATCAAGGTATAATACTATTTAATGAAAATCAAATTAATAAGTATAATGATAAAAAGATAATGTATAAATTTTCTCATGTTCAAGTTCATATACAAATATATGATAATATAGATCAGGAACAAAAGAACAGATATCATCTTGCATTAGGACGAAGTTTTTATAAAAAGTTTTTAAAATCTAACTCAGAAAGCCAGATTTTTAGAGTAGTAAATCAATTAAATAAAGGAAAACACTTAATAAATAATGATGAAGAACTTTATAATTTAATAAAGTTAAATTTAATTGCTGGTTTGAAGGATAAACAGTCAGGTGTTTATCAGTTAGCAATTGAATATTTTAGAGTGGCATATAGCTTACTACCAGATAATAGTTGGTATGTAGATTATAATTTAGCATATAACGTATCTATAGAGCTTTCAGAATGTGAATTTATGAATAAAAATTTTGAAAAAGCTGAAGAAGTTTTTTCAATTATATTAAAAAATATAAAAACTCCTTGGGAAGTTATAAAAATATACAATATGAAAGTATGCATTCATACATATTTTGGACAAATAGAGAAAGCTATTGAGACAGGAATAAATGGATTAAAAATTTTAGGCATATATATAAATAAAAAGCCAAATACATTAAAAATTTATTCTGAAGGATTGAAGTTAGGATTAAAAGAAAAAAGAATTATTAGTAAAATTACTTCTAAGTTTAAGAAAAAAGAAAAGAAGGTTATAGAGGAATTAAAAAAGTTATTTTTCAATATTAGTATAGCAGCAATAATGTACAATAAAGAATTATTTAGATTAGTAACATTAAAAGAAATGCAAATAAGTAATATCGGAAATGATACAAAATATGGAAAATGCACTTATATGAATTATGGTCTTTTCAAAATGTATTCATTGAAACAGTATGATAAAATTTTTGAGTTTGGATATGATGATTTGATAAGATGTAATAATAAAATAGATTCAATAACTTTTTCAAAAGCATACTGTTTATTTGCAAATTTAATAGTACTATGGAGCAATGATTATGAGGTTACTCTTAAACATCTGTATAGATGTTATGATGTGTGCATGGAAGGAGGACAACTTCTTTGTGCTACAATTACAACAAATAATATTTTATTAGTTGCATTAATGAAAGGTGAAAATTTAAACGTTATCAATAATAAGATTTCTAAATACATGGAAGCTTCGGAAAAAATATGTTTTGCTGATATAAAAGAGGAAATGTTTTTTAACAAAACAATAGTAGATATTCTAAGAGGGGAAAAGAGAGATGAGTTTGTTTTTAAATTCGAAAAGAATATTACAAAATTTATACCACTTGGAAGAAATATATATAAAATATTAATAAACTATATGTCTGGAAAGTATGAAGAGTCTATAAAGTTTATGTCAGAGGCAGAAAAAGAAGCGACTATTTTAGAAGGAAGATATATAAGTATATTGTATAACTTTTTTAACTGTCTTACACTAATAAAGTTGTATGAATCTTGTGATGAAAATAAAAAGTTTTTATATATGAAAAAAATAAAAAAACATATTAAATATATTAAAAAGAGAGTTAGGAATAATTATGATAATTTTTTAAGCTATTATATATTATTACAAGCTGAGATTTATAGACTAAATGATAAAGGATATAAGGCTGAAAGACTTTATGATGAGGCAATAAAAGTGGCTACTGAAAAGAATATGATTAATAACATTGCACTTATAAGTGAGATAGCAGGTTATTATTATGAGATTAAAGGAAATACAACTGTTAGTAAATTATATCTTATTCAAGCATATACCTTTTATAAAAAATGGGGTTGCAAATTCAAAACAGAAGCTTTTCAACAAAAATATCCAATGATTTTTGGATATAATATTCAAAATAGTGTACAGGAGGAAGTGGCGCTTGATGGTATAAATAATAAATTATATATTGATGATATTTTTGAGTGTTCATTACAGATAAATAGAAATAAGTATGAATTTATGGAAATAATAAAAGCATTTCAATCTATTTCAGGAGAAATTCTTTTAGAAAATTTATTGGAAGAGTTGATGAAAAATTTAATAGGAAGTATAGGTGCAGAACGAGGATGTTTAATATTAAATAAGAACAATAAATTATTTGTACAAGTTGAGGGAAATATAGATAAATTTTATTCGATGGTGGATAATCCTATCAGTATTGAAAATTACAGAAAAATTTCAAAATTGTTAGTCAATTATGTTGCTAGAACAAAGCAAAGTGTTGTTTTAAATAATGGTAAAAATGAAAATGTAGTTTTTGATGATAGTTATATATCTGATAATAAAATAAAGTCTATTTTATGTGTGCCTATAATAACTAAAGGTAAATTTATTGGAATTATATATTTGGAAAATAAATTTTCAGATAATATTTTTAGCAAAAAGAGATTATCAATAGTAGAATTAATAGCGTCACAGGCTGCTATTTCTATTGAAAATGCTTATATGTATAAAGAAATAAATGAATTAAATGGACAACTTAAAAAGACTGTTGATGAGAGAACTAGGTTACTAAATGAGAGCATAAGATATGAGGAGATGAGAACTGAATTTTTTGCTAATATATCTCATGAGCTTAGAACACCATTAAATGTAATATTCGGTGGATATCAAATGCTAAAGCTTATGCTTGAAAGCGAAAACTTACAAAGCAAATCTAAAATTGATAAATACATGGGAACAATGAAGCAAAATTGTTATAGGTTAGTTAGACTAATAAATAATTTAATTGATATTACAAAGATAGATTCAGGTTTTTTTGAAGTAAATTTAATTAATATTGATATTGTAAATACTATAGAATCAATAACATTATCTGTAGCTCAATATATAGAAAGTAAAGGTATAAACTTAGTTTTTGATACTTTTATAGAAGAGAAGATAATAGCGTGTGATGTTGATAAAATAGAAAGGATTGTTTTAAATTTACTTTCGAATGCTATAAAGTTTACTAATTCAGGTGGAAATATAGCTGTTACTATGTATGAAGAAAAAAATAATATTGTCATATCTGTAAAGGATGATGGAATAGGTATACCAGATGAAAAACAAAGTATAATATTTGATAGATTTATTCAAGTAGATAAATCACTTTCAAGAAATAGAGAAGGAAGTGGAATAGGATTATCATTGGTGAAATCTATTGTAGAACTTCATAAGGGGAAAATATATTTAAAAAGTAAGTTAGGGAAAGGTAGTGAATTTATAATAAAATTACCTTCCAATGTATTGGAAATACAGGATAAAAATGCAGAAATGTATAGTAATGCAAATTCTAATAAAATAGAGAAAATAATGATAGAGTTTTCAGATATATATTCATAA